A genomic stretch from Caulobacter sp. FWC2 includes:
- a CDS encoding DUF2312 domain-containing protein: MSDDTTPHADVLGQTAQAQIKSIIDRVERLAAEEAEIREQKKEVYAEAKGNGFNVQILKAVVRLRKVDPAKRQEADAILDLYLSAIGEI, from the coding sequence ATGTCTGACGACACTACCCCGCACGCCGACGTTCTCGGCCAAACCGCCCAGGCGCAAATCAAGTCCATCATCGACCGCGTCGAGCGTCTGGCCGCCGAAGAGGCCGAAATCCGCGAACAGAAGAAGGAGGTCTACGCGGAGGCCAAGGGTAACGGATTCAACGTCCAGATCCTGAAGGCCGTGGTCCGCCTTCGCAAGGTCGATCCGGCCAAGCGTCAAGAGGCTGACGCCATCCTCGACCTTTATCTCAGCGCCATCGGGGAGATCTAG
- a CDS encoding RusA family crossover junction endodeoxyribonuclease, whose product MITFSLPFPPGVNNLYPQVKTKTGFRRITSKEYAVWQKAAGLMVPRQAKGAAPQWFRVALSFDRPDKGNRVDLDGRIKVVLDLLKKTGVIADDRWNDGMTVAWSSPCTAPVYPTQPMVQVTIEPLEAA is encoded by the coding sequence ATGATCACCTTCAGCCTGCCGTTTCCGCCCGGCGTCAACAACCTCTATCCACAGGTCAAGACCAAGACCGGCTTTCGGCGGATCACGTCCAAGGAATACGCGGTCTGGCAGAAGGCGGCCGGCTTGATGGTTCCTCGCCAAGCGAAGGGCGCAGCGCCGCAGTGGTTCCGCGTCGCGCTGTCCTTCGACCGGCCCGACAAGGGCAACCGCGTAGACCTGGACGGCAGGATCAAGGTTGTCCTCGACCTTCTGAAGAAGACCGGCGTCATCGCCGACGACCGCTGGAACGACGGAATGACCGTCGCGTGGTCCTCGCCCTGCACGGCGCCCGTCTATCCCACCCAACCCATGGTCCAGGTGACCATTGAGCCCCTGGAGGCCGCATGA
- a CDS encoding helix-turn-helix domain-containing protein — protein MSPELRSFMYQKRGAGVPWHHIAVMAGKPLSLFAPYIALERGYAATKAKRDAETEEAKAKKRTKAPVPGEIFVPPPIMPALAEEIAGLYGVTVSDIMGIKRVRGISLARQHLMWVLTQDAKFSTSKVGQFLAGRDHSTVLYGAKKHAERLAGLGKGRAAA, from the coding sequence ATGAGCCCCGAACTTCGCAGCTTCATGTACCAGAAGCGCGGCGCGGGTGTGCCGTGGCATCACATCGCCGTCATGGCCGGAAAGCCGCTTTCGCTCTTCGCACCGTACATCGCCCTAGAGCGCGGCTACGCGGCCACGAAGGCAAAGCGCGATGCTGAGACCGAGGAGGCCAAGGCTAAGAAGCGGACTAAGGCTCCGGTCCCCGGCGAGATCTTCGTTCCGCCGCCCATCATGCCTGCACTCGCTGAGGAAATCGCGGGCCTCTACGGCGTCACCGTGAGCGACATCATGGGGATTAAGCGCGTGCGAGGCATATCCCTCGCCCGCCAACACCTCATGTGGGTCCTGACCCAAGACGCGAAGTTCTCGACGTCCAAGGTTGGGCAATTCCTCGCCGGCCGCGACCATTCCACCGTCCTGTATGGCGCCAAGAAGCACGCCGAACGCTTGGCTGGCCTTGGCAAGGGGAGGGCTGCGGCTTGA
- a CDS encoding DNA methyltransferase, which yields MKSVTIHHGDSRDVLKGLADNSIDSVVTDPPYALVSIVKRFGGKNASAAKSEGASGVYKRASAGFMGQTWDTGETAFDPEFWVEVMRVLKPGGHLIAASATRTYHRLAVAIEDAGFEIRDMISWLYGSGFPKSHDVSKGIDKANGDARPVTGSRLSEGGRGGSTASVGQSLIDAGRVIEITAAASAASAASAAWEGWGTALKPACEPWVLARKPLGGTVAANVLEHGTGALNIDACRVEAPQGLTGGGSRHGSPLHMDRAAGINRVNERSEAHVAGRWPANVIHDGSDEVVDAFPDAPGQQGDLNPTGRARPTKTCLGDMAPPLASAARGDSGSAARFFYSAKADADDRLGSKHPTVKPIDLMRYLCRLVTPPGGVVLDPFAGSGSTGVAAMLEGFESILIEREAAYVADIERKVAFYRGEGRLAAQEKGRVGSESADALPLFANGTGEAA from the coding sequence TTGAAGTCCGTCACCATCCACCACGGCGACAGCCGCGACGTCCTGAAGGGCCTCGCCGACAACTCGATCGACAGCGTCGTGACGGATCCGCCGTACGCCCTGGTTTCGATCGTGAAGCGCTTCGGCGGCAAGAACGCTTCGGCCGCCAAGAGCGAGGGGGCCAGTGGCGTCTACAAGCGCGCGTCTGCTGGCTTCATGGGCCAGACCTGGGACACGGGCGAGACCGCCTTTGATCCCGAGTTCTGGGTCGAGGTGATGCGCGTGCTCAAGCCGGGCGGCCACCTGATCGCGGCCAGTGCGACGCGCACCTATCACCGCCTGGCCGTGGCGATCGAGGACGCCGGGTTCGAGATCCGCGATATGATCAGCTGGCTGTACGGCTCGGGCTTTCCCAAGTCCCACGACGTCAGCAAGGGCATCGACAAGGCGAATGGTGACGCCCGCCCGGTGACCGGCTCAAGGCTATCGGAGGGCGGTCGCGGCGGCTCTACAGCATCGGTCGGCCAGTCGCTTATTGACGCCGGCCGCGTGATTGAGATCACGGCGGCGGCCTCGGCGGCCTCGGCGGCCTCGGCGGCTTGGGAAGGCTGGGGCACCGCCCTCAAGCCCGCCTGCGAGCCTTGGGTTCTAGCCCGCAAGCCGCTGGGCGGTACGGTCGCGGCCAACGTGCTCGAGCACGGAACCGGCGCGCTCAACATCGACGCGTGCAGGGTCGAAGCGCCGCAAGGCCTGACGGGCGGTGGAAGTCGTCACGGATCTCCGCTCCACATGGACCGCGCGGCTGGCATCAATCGGGTTAACGAGCGCTCTGAAGCGCACGTCGCCGGGCGCTGGCCTGCCAACGTAATCCACGACGGCAGCGACGAGGTGGTTGACGCCTTCCCGGACGCTCCTGGTCAACAAGGCGATCTAAACCCCACCGGCCGCGCGCGGCCAACGAAGACCTGCCTTGGCGATATGGCGCCCCCGCTGGCGTCCGCCGCGCGCGGCGACAGCGGGTCTGCAGCCCGCTTCTTCTACAGCGCCAAGGCCGATGCAGACGACCGCCTGGGCTCCAAGCACCCGACAGTCAAGCCGATCGACCTGATGCGCTACCTCTGCCGGCTGGTGACGCCGCCCGGCGGTGTCGTGCTGGATCCGTTTGCGGGTTCGGGCTCAACCGGCGTCGCCGCAATGCTGGAGGGCTTCGAGTCCATCCTGATCGAACGCGAGGCGGCGTACGTCGCCGACATCGAGCGCAAGGTCGCCTTCTACCGGGGCGAGGGCCGGCTGGCCGCCCAGGAGAAGGGAAGGGTTGGATCCGAGTCCGCCGATGCGCTCCCTCTCTTCGCTAATGGGACAGGAGAAGCGGCATGA
- a CDS encoding helix-turn-helix domain-containing protein, translating to MIVYLSLWRGKVSLKRSMRDIAHQVSAAYGFTLDELRADTQRREIVHARQEAMASMAQQPGANKSAIGRFFGRTSWTVLHAIRAHKARMGELEAA from the coding sequence ATGATCGTCTACCTGTCGCTCTGGCGCGGGAAGGTGTCCCTAAAGCGCTCCATGCGAGACATCGCTCACCAAGTGTCCGCTGCCTACGGCTTCACGCTCGATGAGCTGCGGGCCGACACCCAGCGGCGAGAAATCGTCCACGCACGTCAGGAGGCCATGGCTTCCATGGCCCAGCAGCCGGGGGCCAACAAGTCGGCGATCGGCCGTTTCTTCGGACGCACTAGTTGGACGGTGCTGCATGCCATCCGCGCTCACAAGGCCCGCATGGGCGAGCTGGAGGCTGCGTGA
- a CDS encoding DUF1376 domain-containing protein, producing MSAPPYMKLYVADYLGDTHHLGALEHGAYLLLLMGMWRAGGSLPAADANLSRLARCTPAEWDAIKGVILPFFTRSRGKLTHGRLAAEIAKYESTSGKRSEAGKQGASKKSNKNNAQSQAIASEDEGNCRHNQNQNQNQNQIEVVAVVEARAPLDVSVDDWPKGDASALAGDLKALDRNIDPDRKQGLILTVGEISRWRSLGYSWFLDVIPAVQAHGARAGPDPVSTWKFFTPAIERNHANRTRPIDPVQQSRPHERHDASSAKFAAKQRNLAVAATVEPARRERFIG from the coding sequence GTGAGCGCTCCGCCCTACATGAAGCTCTATGTCGCCGACTACCTGGGCGACACACACCACCTCGGCGCCCTGGAGCACGGGGCTTACCTGCTGCTGCTCATGGGCATGTGGCGGGCTGGCGGCTCACTCCCAGCGGCCGACGCCAACCTGTCGCGCCTGGCCCGCTGCACCCCTGCCGAATGGGATGCGATCAAGGGCGTGATCCTGCCGTTCTTCACCCGGTCACGCGGCAAGCTGACCCATGGGCGGCTGGCGGCGGAAATCGCCAAGTACGAAAGCACTTCCGGTAAGCGCTCGGAGGCGGGAAAACAGGGTGCATCCAAAAAGTCCAATAAGAACAACGCGCAGTCCCAAGCAATTGCTTCCGAAGATGAAGGCAATTGCCGACATAACCAGAACCAGAACCAGAACCAAAACCAGATAGAAGTTGTTGCTGTAGTAGAGGCGCGGGCGCCGCTCGACGTTTCGGTCGACGATTGGCCGAAGGGCGACGCCAGTGCGCTGGCCGGCGACCTGAAGGCGCTTGACCGCAACATCGACCCCGATCGGAAGCAAGGCCTGATCCTCACGGTCGGCGAGATCTCCCGCTGGAGGTCGCTCGGCTATTCCTGGTTCCTCGACGTGATCCCCGCTGTCCAGGCCCATGGGGCAAGGGCGGGTCCAGACCCCGTGAGCACGTGGAAATTCTTCACGCCTGCCATCGAGCGAAACCACGCCAACCGAACCCGCCCCATCGACCCCGTTCAGCAGAGCCGACCCCATGAACGCCATGACGCCAGTTCAGCAAAGTTCGCCGCCAAACAGCGAAATCTCGCTGTCGCCGCAACTGTCGAGCCTGCTCGACGGGAGCGGTTCATCGGATGA
- a CDS encoding transcription termination/antitermination protein NusG — protein sequence MTNITKTEVDDLTHKLSDDGLMARPALGMGWYAIKAKPTREASFLAGLKRLKLDTYRPVSTHFVRKRSGKVTIKRPIFPGYVFVCCSIADHYEPIRDLDGFGRFVHRAGTVNPFRFPDMKIGDLMMRQRFGEFDDPTPKEGKYRPQKGDRVLVVAGKWYGYFAEVLGLVTKKNRAKLQFDLGGAPQEVEFTQMTPEAV from the coding sequence ATGACCAACATCACGAAGACTGAGGTCGATGACCTGACCCACAAGTTGAGCGACGATGGCCTGATGGCCCGCCCCGCGCTCGGCATGGGCTGGTACGCGATCAAGGCCAAGCCGACCCGCGAGGCCAGCTTTCTCGCCGGGCTGAAACGCCTGAAGCTGGACACCTATCGTCCCGTCTCGACCCATTTCGTCCGCAAGCGGTCGGGCAAGGTGACGATCAAGCGGCCGATCTTCCCCGGATACGTGTTCGTCTGCTGCTCGATCGCCGACCACTATGAGCCGATCCGCGATCTAGACGGCTTTGGGCGCTTCGTTCATCGCGCTGGCACGGTCAATCCGTTCCGCTTCCCTGACATGAAGATCGGTGACCTCATGATGCGCCAGCGCTTCGGCGAGTTCGACGACCCGACTCCGAAGGAGGGGAAGTATCGTCCCCAGAAGGGCGACCGCGTCCTAGTCGTGGCGGGCAAATGGTACGGCTATTTTGCCGAGGTGCTGGGCTTGGTCACCAAGAAGAACCGGGCCAAGCTGCAGTTCGACCTGGGCGGCGCGCCGCAAGAGGTCGAGTTCACCCAGATGACGCCCGAGGCCGTCTGA
- a CDS encoding nuclease → MRALIIAAGLALTAGAAHADPCEAPVSGYRAGQVIAGPVIYAGDGDSLCVALGRDRAQWVEIREARWFAPELHEPGGREAKRVMDRLVGRRAVCIVERGQNGRTSSYDRVIAACSVDGRPIAEHMRRDGIAEGGRGR, encoded by the coding sequence ATGCGCGCGCTGATCATCGCTGCCGGCCTGGCGCTCACCGCTGGCGCCGCCCATGCCGACCCGTGCGAGGCCCCGGTGAGCGGCTATCGCGCCGGCCAGGTCATCGCTGGGCCGGTGATCTACGCTGGCGATGGGGATTCGCTTTGCGTCGCCTTGGGCCGCGACCGGGCGCAATGGGTCGAGATCCGCGAGGCCCGTTGGTTCGCCCCGGAGCTGCACGAACCCGGCGGTCGGGAGGCGAAGCGCGTCATGGATCGCCTCGTCGGCCGGCGTGCCGTCTGCATCGTCGAGCGCGGCCAGAACGGCCGGACATCCAGCTACGACCGAGTCATTGCCGCCTGCAGTGTTGACGGCAGGCCTATCGCCGAGCACATGAGACGCGACGGTATCGCCGAGGGCGGGCGAGGGCGCTGA
- a CDS encoding SprT-like domain-containing protein — translation MAGKSDADHIVWIERGWQPVSIGFCPSKKAWRREMRRIGQSEPYPNTAGRASFYRHKGSAGAIVTLGDHLEEAHSRIEIAGVLAHEATHVWQHVREEIGEEKPSPEFEAYAVQAIFQQLYQAWLDTRAPDEMKAACAKRMKAKK, via the coding sequence TTGGCTGGTAAGTCCGACGCCGACCATATCGTATGGATCGAGCGTGGATGGCAGCCAGTCAGCATCGGCTTCTGCCCTAGCAAGAAGGCCTGGCGCCGCGAAATGCGCCGCATTGGCCAGAGCGAGCCGTACCCGAACACCGCCGGCCGGGCGAGCTTCTATCGCCACAAGGGCAGCGCAGGCGCCATCGTCACCCTCGGAGACCATCTTGAGGAGGCTCACAGTCGCATCGAGATCGCTGGTGTCTTGGCTCACGAGGCCACGCACGTCTGGCAACATGTCCGCGAGGAGATCGGCGAAGAGAAGCCGTCGCCTGAGTTCGAAGCCTACGCCGTGCAAGCGATTTTCCAGCAGCTCTATCAGGCATGGCTCGACACCCGCGCGCCCGACGAGATGAAGGCCGCCTGCGCCAAGCGTATGAAGGCCAAGAAGTAA
- a CDS encoding terminase family protein, which yields MRATDIADLLPYMTDDERAEVGKLLSTDKALWRPQPGPQTDAYFSEADITGYGGAAGGGKTDLMCGTMLTQHERGIIFRREATQLVGIIDRLAELLGSRHGYNGQDKIWRIPGKQVEFGSFPHAGDEAKYQGRPHDFIGFDEATNLLESQVRFLLGWLRTTTPGQRCRALLTFNPPTTSDGRWVIDFFGPWLNAQHPNPAKPGELRWFATIAGADVEVEDGREFVIADGEPRYEFDRKRYRREEIIKPLSRTFIPSRVTDNPFLTGTGYIAQLQGLPEPLRSQMLRGDFMAGVEDDRWQVIPTAWVEAAQARWTPKDAKGPMDSLGVDVSRGGRDETIISPRHGAWYDELTVMPGTASPDGPTVGGQVLMKRRDKAPVHIDIVGWGSSPYDWLVGQEIQTIGVNGAEGTDERTKDDTLGFYNVRARDWWRLREDLDPENPDPIALPPDPKLKADLCAPRWRPTPRGILIESKEEILKRLRRSPDRGDAVVLARRMTAKRALERRVRPQRSGSTWMGA from the coding sequence ATGCGGGCGACTGATATCGCCGATCTACTTCCCTACATGACCGACGATGAGCGTGCCGAGGTCGGCAAGCTCCTTTCGACAGACAAGGCGCTCTGGCGCCCTCAGCCGGGACCGCAAACCGACGCCTACTTCTCAGAGGCGGACATTACTGGCTACGGCGGCGCAGCGGGCGGCGGCAAAACCGATTTGATGTGCGGAACGATGCTGACGCAGCACGAGCGCGGCATCATCTTCCGTCGGGAAGCCACTCAGCTTGTCGGGATCATCGACAGGCTCGCCGAGCTGCTCGGCTCGCGCCATGGCTACAACGGCCAGGACAAGATCTGGCGCATCCCGGGAAAGCAGGTCGAGTTCGGCTCGTTCCCGCATGCCGGCGATGAGGCGAAATACCAAGGCAGGCCGCACGATTTTATCGGGTTCGATGAGGCGACGAACCTCTTGGAGAGCCAAGTCAGGTTCCTGCTGGGGTGGTTGCGGACCACGACTCCTGGCCAGCGATGCAGGGCTCTACTGACGTTCAATCCGCCCACGACTTCGGACGGCCGCTGGGTCATCGACTTCTTCGGCCCTTGGTTGAACGCCCAGCATCCCAACCCGGCCAAGCCAGGAGAGTTGCGCTGGTTTGCCACCATCGCCGGAGCAGATGTCGAGGTCGAGGACGGCCGCGAGTTCGTGATCGCCGATGGTGAGCCCCGATACGAATTTGATCGAAAGCGGTATCGGCGCGAGGAGATCATCAAGCCCTTGTCGCGGACCTTCATTCCGTCGCGAGTGACAGACAATCCGTTCCTGACCGGTACTGGCTACATCGCTCAGCTTCAGGGCCTGCCTGAGCCGCTTCGCTCACAGATGCTCCGCGGCGACTTCATGGCCGGCGTCGAGGATGACCGATGGCAGGTCATCCCGACGGCTTGGGTCGAGGCAGCGCAAGCGCGCTGGACCCCGAAGGATGCCAAGGGGCCGATGGATAGCCTTGGTGTGGACGTGTCGCGTGGTGGGCGAGATGAGACGATCATAAGCCCGCGCCACGGCGCTTGGTATGACGAACTCACCGTCATGCCTGGTACGGCGTCGCCTGACGGCCCAACTGTCGGCGGCCAGGTTCTGATGAAGCGTCGCGACAAGGCGCCTGTCCACATCGACATCGTAGGTTGGGGCTCAAGCCCTTACGACTGGCTGGTCGGGCAGGAAATCCAAACCATCGGCGTCAACGGCGCTGAGGGTACCGACGAGCGGACAAAGGATGACACGCTCGGCTTCTACAATGTCCGCGCCCGAGATTGGTGGCGCCTTCGCGAAGATCTGGACCCGGAAAACCCCGACCCGATCGCACTTCCGCCCGACCCAAAACTGAAGGCCGATCTCTGCGCGCCTCGTTGGAGGCCCACGCCGCGCGGGATCCTGATCGAAAGCAAAGAGGAAATCCTAAAGCGCCTGCGCCGCAGCCCTGACCGGGGCGACGCGGTCGTGCTCGCGCGTCGGATGACTGCCAAGCGCGCCCTGGAGCGCCGCGTAAGACCGCAGCGCAGCGGATCAACCTGGATGGGAGCATAG
- a CDS encoding portal protein, with translation MAEDANAYTIPDGFEDEDAFCQWVREEFQADLDADRLNRDATLEDMEFHVGKHWTDADLAARKGKPCLTINDLPQKVAQVTGDIRINRPAIKISPAEENDKAEADIREGLVRQIERECDAQGIYVGAGETQAIGGVGAFEVDIDFADPRSFNRVIRLKSIPNPLSVVWDRMSVEKTGRDAGHVWVSDVMTRKAFDKAYPDKVPSDLTSDMAQADWCTTDTVRVTRLCMMKETKVEIALLEDGSVVDADKVPEGATVLRKRETVRKSCCIYLTNGHSILAEPVEWPIDRVPVIKVTANELWVGDRRVRWGLVRFAKDPARLKNYWRSVSAESLALAPKAQWLMPQTAASPNDDFRDAAENGDTVLPYDANNRPERVNPPPISAAVLNEAAMASQDMKDVTGIHDASLGIRSNETSGKAILARQREGDVATYVYGDNLRASIRAGGDVINQLLPITYDTKRIITILGKDEVAKAVNLNDPNDPQSIKFGDSKYDVVIDTGPSYTTQRVEAAETLTSLAQSMPILGQVAPDLIIKSHDIPLGNEIAERLHKSLPPQLTADPNQPQQPPPPNPAQEQAQNMALQKAQLDLREQNAKARKAEADADKAEADAAVAIAQASMTGVNPHEHAPLSAPLEMPGAPPQDQFAPAPPMSAPMSSLATQPAPTFEQGPASPEQLAPGQGFQAA, from the coding sequence ATGGCTGAAGACGCCAACGCCTATACCATCCCGGATGGCTTCGAGGACGAAGACGCTTTCTGCCAGTGGGTGCGTGAGGAATTTCAGGCTGACCTTGACGCCGATCGCCTGAACCGCGACGCGACACTTGAAGACATGGAATTTCACGTCGGCAAACACTGGACCGACGCCGACCTGGCCGCTCGCAAGGGCAAGCCCTGCCTGACGATCAACGACCTCCCGCAGAAGGTGGCGCAGGTCACGGGCGACATCCGTATCAACCGCCCGGCTATCAAGATCTCGCCGGCCGAAGAGAACGACAAGGCAGAGGCCGATATCCGCGAGGGCCTGGTCCGCCAGATCGAGCGCGAGTGCGATGCTCAAGGCATTTACGTCGGCGCAGGCGAAACCCAGGCCATCGGCGGCGTCGGAGCGTTTGAGGTCGACATCGATTTCGCCGACCCACGCAGCTTTAACCGCGTCATCCGCCTCAAGAGCATCCCGAACCCGCTCAGCGTGGTCTGGGATCGCATGAGCGTGGAGAAGACCGGCCGCGACGCTGGGCATGTCTGGGTCAGCGACGTCATGACCCGCAAGGCCTTCGACAAGGCCTATCCGGACAAGGTTCCGTCCGACCTGACCTCCGACATGGCGCAGGCCGATTGGTGCACGACGGACACCGTCCGCGTCACCCGCCTGTGCATGATGAAGGAGACCAAGGTCGAGATCGCCCTTCTGGAGGACGGCTCGGTCGTTGACGCGGACAAAGTACCGGAGGGCGCAACGGTTCTTCGCAAGCGCGAGACGGTGCGAAAGTCCTGCTGCATCTACCTGACCAACGGTCACAGCATCCTGGCCGAACCGGTCGAGTGGCCCATCGACCGCGTTCCGGTGATCAAGGTGACGGCCAACGAATTGTGGGTCGGTGATCGCCGTGTACGCTGGGGTCTCGTGCGCTTCGCCAAGGACCCGGCGCGCCTCAAGAACTACTGGCGTTCGGTCTCGGCAGAATCCCTCGCCCTGGCCCCGAAGGCGCAGTGGCTTATGCCGCAGACCGCCGCCTCGCCCAACGACGACTTCCGCGACGCAGCGGAGAACGGCGACACCGTCCTTCCGTACGACGCCAACAATAGGCCCGAGCGCGTCAACCCGCCGCCGATCTCCGCCGCCGTCCTGAACGAAGCCGCCATGGCTTCACAGGACATGAAGGACGTCACGGGCATACATGACGCCAGTCTGGGCATCCGCTCGAACGAGACTAGCGGCAAGGCGATCCTGGCCCGCCAACGCGAAGGCGACGTTGCGACCTACGTCTATGGCGATAACCTCCGTGCTTCCATCAGGGCAGGTGGCGACGTCATCAACCAGCTTCTGCCGATCACCTATGACACCAAGCGGATCATTACGATCCTGGGTAAGGATGAGGTGGCCAAGGCCGTCAACCTGAACGACCCGAACGATCCGCAGTCGATCAAGTTTGGTGACAGCAAATACGACGTGGTGATTGACACCGGTCCTTCGTACACCACTCAGCGCGTCGAAGCCGCTGAGACCCTGACCAGCCTGGCGCAGTCCATGCCGATCCTTGGCCAGGTCGCGCCGGACCTCATCATCAAGTCGCACGACATTCCGCTGGGCAACGAGATCGCTGAGCGCCTTCACAAGAGCCTGCCGCCTCAGCTCACTGCGGATCCAAACCAGCCGCAACAGCCGCCTCCGCCGAACCCCGCCCAAGAGCAGGCGCAGAACATGGCGCTCCAGAAGGCGCAGCTTGACCTGCGCGAACAGAACGCCAAGGCGCGCAAAGCGGAGGCTGACGCCGACAAGGCCGAGGCCGATGCTGCTGTCGCCATCGCCCAGGCTTCGATGACCGGCGTCAACCCGCACGAGCACGCTCCGCTCTCGGCTCCGCTGGAAATGCCCGGTGCGCCGCCGCAGGACCAATTCGCTCCGGCGCCGCCGATGAGCGCGCCCATGTCATCGCTGGCGACCCAGCCTGCGCCGACTTTCGAGCAGGGACCGGCCAGCCCTGAACAACTCGCCCCCGGCCAAGGCTTCCAGGCGGCCTAA
- a CDS encoding P22 phage major capsid protein family protein, whose translation MANGFLSPKVFANAGLKFLKNNLVLAKLVDNEGVDKTFDPGSGTGLTVYVKRPPEFIVRDGRTASPQDVIEGEIAVNLDKQKGVDVQFTSVEETLNVNKLLKSRVLNSAMGQLATQIDLDLMDQTLEFPNWVGTPGNTLSSPTQFFAAPQRLDELAIPATDRYAVMTPGDGYGVAGSLLANAAMSDNDIATSALKKAKIPIIGNTEPYMSQTVRTLTTGTRNATGTVNGASQNVTFLSVRSGYQQTLIVAGLGNAGTVKRGEIFTIAGVFACNPRTKDTLPYLAQFVNLADVTADGSGNATLTIANPIITSGAYQNVSAAPANGATITWRGTASTSYAQNTAFHATALKLVSAKMIMPYTGEASYATDPDTGLTIRYWRYSDGASDTHNHRFDVIYGVKNIDRRLGTRFSGA comes from the coding sequence ATGGCCAATGGCTTTCTCTCCCCCAAGGTCTTCGCCAACGCGGGCCTTAAGTTCCTCAAGAACAACCTCGTTCTCGCCAAGCTGGTCGACAACGAGGGCGTCGACAAGACGTTCGATCCGGGCTCCGGAACGGGCCTGACGGTCTACGTCAAGCGTCCGCCGGAGTTCATCGTCCGCGATGGTCGCACCGCTTCGCCGCAAGACGTGATCGAAGGCGAAATCGCCGTGAACCTCGACAAGCAGAAGGGCGTGGACGTGCAGTTCACCTCGGTCGAGGAGACGCTGAACGTCAACAAGCTGCTGAAGTCGCGGGTCCTGAACTCGGCGATGGGCCAGCTCGCCACTCAGATCGACCTCGACCTGATGGACCAGACGCTGGAGTTCCCCAACTGGGTCGGCACGCCGGGCAACACCCTGTCGAGCCCGACGCAGTTCTTCGCCGCTCCGCAGCGCCTGGACGAGCTGGCCATCCCGGCCACCGATCGCTATGCGGTCATGACCCCGGGTGACGGCTATGGCGTCGCCGGCTCGCTGCTGGCCAACGCGGCCATGTCCGACAACGACATCGCCACGAGCGCCCTCAAGAAGGCCAAGATCCCGATCATCGGGAACACCGAGCCTTACATGAGCCAGACGGTCCGCACACTGACCACCGGCACGCGCAACGCCACCGGCACGGTCAACGGCGCCTCGCAGAACGTCACGTTCCTGTCGGTGCGCTCGGGCTACCAGCAAACCCTGATCGTCGCGGGCCTGGGTAACGCCGGCACGGTCAAGCGCGGCGAAATCTTCACCATCGCTGGCGTCTTCGCCTGCAACCCGCGCACCAAGGACACGCTGCCCTACCTGGCGCAGTTCGTGAACCTGGCCGACGTCACCGCCGACGGTTCGGGCAACGCCACCCTGACGATCGCCAATCCGATCATCACGAGCGGCGCCTACCAAAACGTCTCGGCCGCCCCCGCCAACGGTGCGACCATCACCTGGCGCGGCACGGCGAGCACGTCGTACGCCCAGAACACGGCGTTCCACGCGACTGCCCTGAAGCTGGTCAGCGCCAAGATGATCATGCCCTACACCGGCGAGGCGTCTTACGCGACCGACCCGGATACCGGCCTGACCATCCGCTACTGGCGCTATTCGGACGGCGCCAGCGACACCCACAATCACCGTTTCGACGTGATCTACGGCGTCAAGAACATCGATCGCCGCCTGGGCACCCGCTTCAGCGGCGCGTGA